One part of the Musa acuminata AAA Group cultivar baxijiao chromosome BXJ1-5, Cavendish_Baxijiao_AAA, whole genome shotgun sequence genome encodes these proteins:
- the LOC135581975 gene encoding transport inhibitor response 1-like protein Os04g0395600: MTYFPEEVVEHIVDFLGSHGDRNAVSTVCKAWYQVDRLSRRSVFVGNCYAIRPERAVTRFPEMKSLTVKGKPHFADFNLVPYDWGGFAQPWIEAAARGCPGLEELRFKRMVVTDDDLELLARSFPNFKSLVLVSCEGFSTDGLAAIATYCRGLRELDLQENEVEDHGRQWLSCFPDSCTSLVSLNFACLKGEVNASALERLVARCPNLRSLKLNHSISVESLNKILARAPHLVDLGTGSFAIDNRSETYHRLINSFFKCKSLRSLSGFWDASPFCLQALYPVCTNLTVLNLSYAPAIQSADLTKLIGLCFKLQKLWVLDCIGDKGLAVVASTCKELQELRVFPSDIYGAGITAVTEEGLVAISSGCPKLNSLLYFCYQMTNSALTTVAKNCPHFTRFRLCILEPEKPDPVTNQPLDEGFGAIVRSCKNLRRLSVSGLLTDQVFLYIGMYAERLEMLSIAFAGDSDKGMVYVLNGCKNLRKLEIRDCPFGDAALLKDVAKYETMRSLWMSSCDVTLGGCKALAAKMPRLNVEIINENNGTCESKENLSDLHKVEKMYFYRTVAGPRNDAPDFVWTL, translated from the exons ATGACTTATTTcccggaggaggtggtggagcacATCGTCGACTTCCTTGGCTCACACGGGGACCGCAACGCGGTGTCGACGGTGTGCAAGGCGTGGTATCAGGTGGATCGGCTTAGCCGCCGGAGCGTATTCGTCGGCAACTGCTATGCCATCCGGCCCGAGCGAGCGGTGACGAGGTTCCCTGAGATGAAGTCGCTGACTGTCAAGGGGAAGCCCCATTTCGCCGATTTCAACCTGGTCCCCTATGATTGGGGCGGCTTCGCGCAGCCGTGGATCGAGGCCGCCGCACGAGGCTGCCCGGGCCTCGAGGAGCTGCGGTTCAAAAGGATGGTGGTCACTGATGATGACCTTGAGCTCCTTGCACGTTCCTTCCCCAACTTCAAATCGCTTGTTCTCGTCAGCTGCGAGGGGTTTAGTACCGACGGGCTCGCTGCGATTGCCACTTATTGCAG AGGTCTTAGGGAGTTGGATTTACAGGAAAATGAGGTGGAAGACCATGGGCGCCAATGGCTCAGTTGCTTCCCTGATTCCTGTACCTCTCTCGTGTCCCTGAACTTTGCCTGCCTCAAAGGAGAGGTCAATGCAAGCGCCCTGGAGAGGCTCGTCGCTAGGTGCCCAAACCTCAGGAGCTTGAAGCTTAATCATTCAATATCTGTGGAGTCACTGAACAAGATCCTTGCTCGTGCGCCTCATTTGGTTGATCTTGGAACTGGTTCGTTCGCAATCGACAACCGTAGCGAAACTTATCACAGGCTGATCAATTCCTTCTTTAAATGCAAGTCGTTGAGGAGCTTGTCAGGTTTTTGGGATGCTTCTCCTTTCTGCCTGCAGGCACTGTATCCCGTCTGTACTAACCTCACTGTTCTCAATTTGAGCTATGCTCCAGCAATTCAGAGTGCTGATCTTACCAAGCTGATTGGCCTTTGTTTTAAGCTTCAGAAGCTTTGG GTGTTGGATTGCATTGGGGACAAAGGATTAGCAGTTGTGGCATCCACTTGTAAAGAGTTGCAGGAGCTGAGGGTATTTCCATCTGATATCTATGGTGCTGGAATCACTGCCGTGACCGAAGAGGGTCTGGTTGCTATATCTTCAGGATGTCCAAAGCTTAACTCATTGCTGTACTTTTgctaccaaatgacaaattctgcACTTACAACTGTTGCAAAGAATTGCCCGCATTTCACTCGATTCAGATTATGCATCCTTGAACCGGAGAAGCCAGACCCTGTCACTAATCAGCCACTTGATGAAGGTTTTGGGGCAATTGTCCGTTCGTGTAAAAATCTCAGGAGGTTGTCGGTATCTGGTCTTTTAACAGATCAGGTTTTCCTATATATTGGCATGTATGCCGAACGTCTGGAGATGCTGTCGATTGCATTTGCTGGAGATAGTGACAAGGGGATGGTATACGTGCTCAACGGATGCAAGAATCTCAGAAAACTTGAAATAAGGGATTGCCCATTCGGAGATGCTGCACTTCTGAAGGACGTGGCCAAGTATGAGACAATGCGATCCCTTTGGATGTCGTCCTGTGATGTTACCTTAGGAGGTTGCAAGGCTCTTGCAGCAAAAATGCCGAGGCTTAATGTGGAGATTATAAATGAAAACAATGGCACCTGTGAATCCAAGGAAAATCTTAGTGATCTCCACAAGGTGGAGAAGATGTACTTTTATCGGACCGTGGCTGGGCCAAGAAATGATGCACCAGATTTTGTTTGGACACTATAG